One genomic window of Mucilaginibacter sp. SJ includes the following:
- a CDS encoding alpha/beta fold hydrolase, with the protein MKRVFKGSNVVQPVLIIAMLLFTIFQCKGQQLKPAASGYAPVNGIKVYYEVYGDGKPIVLLHGAFYTIELNWAQLIPELSKTRKVIALEMQGHGHTPYSDRKLDIATLASDVEGVMNYLKIDSADVAGYSMGGSIAYQLAVKSPKRVKKLVIISSTYKTNGWLPVVNGGFKGFKPEFFDNTPLKTAYDAVAPDKTKWRKFIEQMIVFAGVPFDVGDANIAKITSPVLLISGDNDGLDKVELMKTYQLLGGGISADLAPMPKSHLAIVPAQGHVSLMQQTKTISDLLNGFLQ; encoded by the coding sequence ATGAAAAGAGTATTCAAAGGATCTAACGTTGTCCAACCGGTATTAATAATAGCTATGCTTCTTTTTACAATATTTCAATGTAAAGGGCAACAGCTTAAGCCTGCCGCCAGTGGCTATGCACCGGTTAATGGTATCAAAGTTTATTACGAAGTTTATGGCGACGGTAAGCCTATCGTTTTGCTGCATGGCGCTTTTTATACCATTGAGTTAAACTGGGCGCAGTTAATCCCCGAACTGTCAAAAACAAGAAAGGTAATTGCCCTTGAAATGCAGGGGCACGGACATACACCATATTCGGACAGAAAATTAGACATTGCTACTCTGGCAAGTGATGTGGAAGGAGTAATGAATTACCTAAAAATTGATAGTGCTGATGTTGCAGGGTATAGCATGGGAGGCTCCATAGCTTACCAGTTAGCAGTAAAAAGCCCTAAACGGGTAAAAAAATTAGTGATCATTTCTTCTACCTACAAAACTAATGGCTGGCTGCCCGTAGTAAATGGTGGGTTTAAAGGCTTTAAGCCTGAATTTTTTGACAATACTCCTTTAAAAACTGCATATGATGCAGTAGCACCCGACAAAACAAAATGGAGAAAGTTTATAGAACAAATGATTGTTTTTGCCGGGGTACCCTTTGACGTTGGCGATGCCAATATCGCTAAAATTACTTCGCCGGTATTGCTCATCTCGGGCGATAATGATGGCCTGGACAAAGTGGAATTGATGAAAACATATCAATTACTGGGAGGTGGTATATCTGCTGATTTGGCGCCGATGCCAAAATCACATTTGGCCATTGTTCCTGCACAGGGACATGTAAGCTTAATGCAGCAGACAAAAACGATATCAGATCTTTTGAATGGCTTTTTACAATAA
- a CDS encoding ArsR/SmtB family transcription factor, giving the protein MKQDLFQAIADPTRRAILTLIAIKALTPNAMAEKFDMTRQAVSKHIKVLHECELIKPEHSGREIYYHFNAKKMQEFDNWLAQFRQSWETQFNQLDKVLSTIKNQTI; this is encoded by the coding sequence ATGAAACAAGATCTATTCCAGGCCATAGCCGATCCGACACGCAGGGCGATTTTAACTTTAATTGCTATTAAGGCGTTAACGCCTAATGCAATGGCCGAAAAATTTGATATGACCCGGCAGGCAGTATCCAAACATATTAAAGTACTGCATGAATGCGAACTCATTAAACCAGAGCACTCGGGCAGGGAGATTTATTATCACTTTAATGCAAAGAAAATGCAGGAGTTTGATAATTGGTTGGCCCAATTCAGGCAAAGCTGGGAAACACAGTTTAATCAGCTCGACAAAGTATTATCAACAATTAAAAACCAGACAATATGA
- the map gene encoding type I methionyl aminopeptidase: MSITTEDEKIGMQQASDAVAITLRRMREYAKPGISTKELDEYGGELLAQMGARSAPLLTYNFPGHTCISVNEEAAHGIPSADKILKEGDLVNIDVSAELNGYWADNGGSFVLGQDIHGYGKLVDTSKEILKKAIKNIKGGVRISEIGRLIETEAKKAGYTVIKNLTGHGVGRSLHEEPHEVANFCDRYNTARFKKNSVVAIETFISTRSTIADTQADGWTLIGNKGGFVAQHEHTIMVTGGEAVIFTAQNGIWD, translated from the coding sequence ATGTCGATAACTACCGAAGACGAAAAAATTGGGATGCAGCAGGCCAGCGATGCTGTAGCGATTACGCTCAGGAGGATGCGGGAGTACGCAAAACCGGGTATCTCTACAAAAGAACTTGACGAATACGGCGGCGAATTGCTGGCACAGATGGGAGCAAGATCTGCGCCTTTGTTAACCTACAATTTCCCGGGACATACTTGTATAAGCGTGAATGAGGAAGCAGCGCACGGTATACCTTCGGCCGATAAGATCCTTAAAGAAGGTGACCTGGTAAATATTGATGTATCGGCAGAGCTAAATGGTTACTGGGCCGATAACGGCGGCTCCTTCGTTTTAGGGCAGGATATCCATGGCTATGGCAAACTCGTGGATACCTCGAAAGAGATCTTAAAAAAAGCGATCAAAAACATTAAAGGCGGTGTCAGGATTTCGGAGATCGGCAGGTTAATTGAAACTGAAGCCAAAAAAGCCGGCTACACGGTAATAAAAAACCTGACCGGGCACGGTGTTGGCCGCAGCTTGCACGAAGAACCGCATGAAGTTGCCAACTTCTGCGACAGGTATAACACTGCGCGCTTTAAAAAGAATTCGGTGGTAGCGATAGAGACATTCATTTCAACACGGTCGACAATTGCCGATACTCAAGCCGACGGCTGGACATTAATTGGTAATAAAGGCGGTTTTGTTGCACAGCACGAGCACACCATTATGGTAACCGGCGGTGAGGCCGTGATATTCACAGCGCAGAACGGTATTTGGGATTAA
- a CDS encoding SRPBCC family protein: MNNDLLFDFTVDKAAQRVFITRELDAGLDLVWDAFTKQEILDQWAAPAPMRSKTKYMNFEVGGRRFYAMVNPDGQERWLLQKYTSITPKTNFKLYNSFADKDENPELPGSEWDYNFSEQDGITTVNISIYNESLERMERLTDGFTKGMMLMLKNLDDLFATLSQKS, translated from the coding sequence ATGAACAACGATTTGCTATTTGATTTTACCGTTGATAAAGCAGCGCAGAGGGTATTTATAACCCGCGAGCTTGATGCCGGGCTTGACCTGGTATGGGATGCTTTTACCAAACAGGAGATACTTGACCAGTGGGCAGCGCCTGCACCTATGCGCTCCAAAACCAAATACATGAATTTTGAAGTTGGGGGACGGCGATTTTACGCCATGGTAAACCCCGACGGGCAAGAACGCTGGCTGTTGCAGAAATATACTTCTATTACGCCCAAGACCAATTTTAAACTATATAACTCTTTTGCCGACAAAGACGAAAACCCGGAATTGCCGGGCTCAGAATGGGATTACAATTTCAGCGAACAAGATGGCATAACAACGGTGAATATTTCCATTTATAATGAATCGCTGGAACGAATGGAACGCTTAACCGATGGTTTCACCAAAGGAATGATGCTGATGTTGAAAAACCTGGACGATCTGTTTGCAACCTTATCGCAAAAATCATAA
- a CDS encoding dihydrofolate reductase family protein gives MRKIRIFEHISLDGVIEHDGDYTYGAWTTPYRSPAGAATLLEAYGPNFDLLLARRTYDIFSGFWPTAGDFPMANAINAATKYIVTHRPDSLEWGPVKGLGEDIIASIRDLKSTDGPDLIVVGSSTLTSVLLDQGLADEVVLITYPVLLGRGKRLLSDTIDARELAFVDSKSTPTGLLINTYRHVGPLKK, from the coding sequence ATGAGAAAGATCAGAATTTTTGAACATATCTCGCTGGATGGCGTGATAGAACATGACGGCGATTATACCTATGGCGCATGGACAACACCGTATCGCAGTCCTGCCGGAGCGGCAACCCTGCTGGAGGCATACGGGCCTAACTTCGACCTGCTGCTTGCCCGCCGCACTTACGATATATTTAGCGGCTTTTGGCCTACTGCCGGGGATTTCCCAATGGCAAATGCTATAAATGCCGCAACAAAATACATAGTAACCCACAGGCCCGACAGCCTGGAATGGGGACCGGTAAAGGGTTTGGGCGAGGATATTATAGCGTCTATTCGCGATCTCAAATCAACCGATGGCCCCGACCTGATCGTCGTTGGAAGTTCAACGCTAACTTCTGTGTTGCTTGACCAGGGACTGGCTGACGAGGTTGTGCTCATCACCTACCCGGTGTTGCTTGGCCGGGGTAAACGCTTATTGTCTGACACTATTGACGCCCGTGAACTTGCTTTTGTCGACTCGAAGAGTACGCCCACAGGTTTGCTCATCAACACTTACCGGCACGTCGGCCCGTTGAAAAAATAA
- a CDS encoding DUF427 domain-containing protein: MKAIWNNQVIAESNDTIVVENNHYFPKESVKAEYLKPSDVHTTCPWKGLASYYSLDVDGKENQDAAWFYPEPKDAAKNITNYVAFWKGVKITE; the protein is encoded by the coding sequence ATGAAAGCTATCTGGAATAACCAGGTCATTGCCGAAAGCAATGACACTATTGTTGTTGAAAATAATCATTATTTCCCTAAAGAAAGTGTTAAGGCCGAGTACCTTAAACCGTCCGACGTGCATACAACCTGCCCGTGGAAGGGGTTGGCATCATATTATTCCCTCGATGTTGACGGCAAAGAAAACCAGGATGCCGCCTGGTTTTATCCCGAACCAAAAGATGCTGCAAAAAACATTACCAACTATGTGGCGTTTTGGAAGGGTGTGAAAATTACCGAATAA
- a CDS encoding VOC family protein: protein MRAINPWINFNGNAQEAFNFYKSVFGGEFTRIIRFKDLAGPEFQVAESEENKIMYIGLPLGKNNVLIANDVPDFIGKVSENENRSKIYAGAESREEADKIFNGLSAGGEVEGPIGDSPWGTYAGMFRDKYGIEWIVEFDPSYKG, encoded by the coding sequence ATGAGAGCAATTAATCCCTGGATCAACTTCAATGGTAACGCCCAGGAAGCATTCAATTTTTACAAATCAGTTTTTGGCGGAGAGTTCACCAGGATCATTCGCTTCAAAGACTTAGCTGGCCCTGAATTCCAGGTGGCGGAAAGTGAAGAAAACAAAATAATGTACATTGGTTTACCCCTCGGCAAAAACAATGTATTGATAGCTAATGATGTTCCCGATTTTATAGGGAAGGTAAGTGAAAACGAAAACAGGTCTAAAATATACGCGGGCGCCGAAAGCCGTGAAGAAGCCGACAAAATATTTAACGGATTGTCAGCAGGCGGCGAAGTTGAAGGGCCGATTGGTGATAGTCCCTGGGGTACATACGCCGGTATGTTCAGGGATAAATATGGTATTGAATGGATTGTGGAGTTTGATCCCAGCTATAAAGGGTAG